The Desulfobulbaceae bacterium DB1 genome includes a region encoding these proteins:
- a CDS encoding IS630 family transposase, translating into MEDVLEVYHFPYDPEYPVVCMDESSKQLIGEVREPIPGKPGQTRCIDDEYVRNGVAEIFMEVEPLTGRRHVAVTERRTRKDWAAQIKQMLDERYPHACKVRLVMDNLNTHNIASLYEAFEPQEARRLAERLEIHYTPKHGSWLNMAEIELSVLKGQCLDRRIPEMAVMQAHVAAWEKARNNSAKKIVWQFKTSDARIKLQHLYPKI; encoded by the coding sequence ATGGAAGATGTTTTGGAAGTGTACCATTTCCCATATGATCCTGAGTATCCAGTGGTTTGTATGGACGAATCTTCCAAACAGCTGATTGGTGAAGTTCGAGAGCCAATACCAGGAAAACCAGGCCAAACGCGGTGCATCGACGATGAATACGTCAGAAATGGCGTGGCAGAAATATTTATGGAAGTTGAACCGCTGACCGGTCGGCGCCATGTAGCGGTCACGGAACGGCGAACCCGTAAAGATTGGGCGGCACAGATCAAGCAAATGCTGGATGAGCGTTATCCTCATGCTTGCAAGGTTCGTCTGGTTATGGACAATTTGAACACGCATAATATCGCCTCACTCTATGAAGCCTTCGAACCCCAAGAGGCGAGGCGGTTGGCGGAAAGACTCGAAATTCATTACACACCCAAGCACGGAAGCTGGCTCAACATGGCGGAAATCGAACTCAGTGTTCTCAAGGGACAGTGTCTTGATCGCCGGATACCAGAAATGGCGGTCATGCAGGCCCATGTTGCTGCCTGGGAAAAAGCGAGAAACAATAGCGCGAAGAAAATTGTTTGGCAGTTCAAAACATCGGATGCTCGTATAAAGCTCCAACATCTGTATCCGAAAATATAA
- a CDS encoding IS630 family transposase: MSPRYRVTLTKEERSELEALTKRGRIEARRFRHARALLLCDAGPEGLAWKVADVADALGVTSRSIEHLKKRFVEEGLEAALERKPSEKPPREVIFDGAFEARLIALACSEAPEGRQRWTVRLLAEKAVELGFADKVSHMTVQRALKKMNFNLTARNTGKSRRKVTQPL; the protein is encoded by the coding sequence ATGTCACCGAGATACAGAGTTACTTTGACCAAAGAGGAACGCAGCGAGCTTGAGGCATTGACGAAAAGGGGGAGAATCGAGGCCAGGCGATTCAGACACGCCCGTGCTTTGCTTCTATGTGACGCCGGTCCAGAAGGTTTGGCATGGAAAGTCGCTGATGTAGCTGATGCCCTGGGGGTAACCAGCCGCTCAATTGAACACCTGAAGAAGCGCTTTGTCGAAGAAGGACTCGAGGCTGCTTTGGAGCGCAAGCCAAGCGAGAAGCCGCCAAGAGAGGTTATCTTTGACGGGGCATTTGAGGCACGATTGATTGCGTTGGCGTGTTCCGAAGCACCGGAAGGACGCCAGCGATGGACAGTCAGGCTACTTGCGGAAAAAGCAGTTGAATTGGGTTTTGCTGATAAGGTTTCGCACATGACAGTGCAGCGGGCATTAAAAAAAATGAACTTCAACCTCACCGCAAGAAATACTGGAAAATCCCGCCGAAAGGTAACGCAGCCTTTGTAG